A portion of the Edaphobacter lichenicola genome contains these proteins:
- a CDS encoding PadR family transcriptional regulator, which translates to MGEKADVWQGTLALMVLKTLEGLGSLHGYGIARRIEQISGDVLSLNYGTVYPALLKLEQEGAIVSEWGVSENNRKAKFYKLTRVGRKQLEQETNNWEQTTAILARFLHGTEDPA; encoded by the coding sequence GTGGGTGAAAAGGCTGACGTGTGGCAGGGGACGCTGGCGCTGATGGTCTTAAAGACGTTGGAGGGCCTTGGATCTCTGCATGGGTATGGAATCGCGCGAAGGATTGAGCAAATCAGCGGCGATGTGCTCTCGCTCAACTACGGGACTGTCTATCCGGCTCTGTTGAAGCTGGAGCAGGAGGGGGCGATTGTTTCGGAGTGGGGCGTGTCAGAGAACAATCGTAAAGCGAAGTTTTACAAGCTGACTCGCGTCGGGCGCAAGCAGTTAGAACAAGAGACCAATAACTGGGAGCAGACAACCGCGATCCTGGCGCGGTTTCTTCACGGTACGGAGGATCCGGCATGA
- a CDS encoding ABC transporter permease → MKKLRAALRRLVGMFSAERREREFASEIEGHLEMHIDDNVRAGMTAEEARRYALVKLGGLEKTRQAYHDRGSVPFFETLMQDLSFAARQLWKNPGFTITAVLMLSLGIAGSVAIFAFVDAALLRPLPYPEPNGLVDVTESVAMFPHANLSYPDYLDWKRMNRSFRSFDVYRGTGYLLNTPSGIEPVAGEQVTDGFFHTLGIAPLLGRDFYLGEDLLSAPRTVILSYSAWQKRFSGRKDVVGQAVSLSGMPYTIVGVMPDSFEFAPRNNAEFWTTMHASSANGCDLRRSCHGLVGVARMKDGVTVAAALADMKAIAQQLERQYPDDNRGQGAVVQPLSELVVGDIRPILLLLLTGAGLLLLIACVNVASLLLVRSESRRKEIAVRGALGASPLRLARQFVTEGVLLVFGSNLLGLACAFFASRMLLRLIPKDMVVLHMPYLRDLGLNFHVMCFAAGIALLATAIFSLTPMVRLSFGEVQEGLTEGSRGSSGVLWRKIGANLTVLELATATVLLVGAGLLGKSFYHLLHVDLNFEPDHLSILSVALPDKTYAKDEQMVAARRQLLERISVLPGVVSAATTSTLPTTYNGNTEWIRFVGREYNGKHNEVNERDVTPNFFSTMKTRLIRGRFFVPDEDGTKPRVVIVNQAFVKQYFPNQDPLGTRIGDTALSPKSIKEIVGVVDDLREAALDEPILPAVYFPADQNPETYFNLIVRTTQDEKTLLPTLVATIHQFDAGIGTADETTMMMYINESQTAYLHRSSAWLVGGFAAIALPLGMIGLYGVIAYSVSQRTREIGVRMALGAQREIVQRMVLKEGGRLAVVGIVVGLVCSLAATLLLRSVLFGVQTWDLGTLGGVALLLAIAALLASYVPARRAASIDPMEALRSE, encoded by the coding sequence ATGAAGAAACTACGCGCAGCGTTGCGACGATTGGTTGGGATGTTTTCTGCAGAACGACGGGAGCGTGAGTTTGCCAGTGAGATCGAGGGGCATCTTGAGATGCATATCGACGATAACGTGCGCGCAGGCATGACGGCGGAGGAGGCCCGGCGTTACGCTCTTGTAAAGCTTGGTGGTCTGGAGAAGACACGGCAGGCTTATCACGATCGTGGCAGTGTGCCCTTCTTTGAGACGTTGATGCAAGATCTAAGTTTTGCGGCGCGGCAACTGTGGAAGAACCCTGGGTTCACTATCACGGCCGTGCTCATGCTTTCGCTTGGGATCGCGGGGAGCGTTGCGATCTTCGCGTTCGTGGACGCTGCACTGCTGAGGCCGTTACCCTATCCGGAACCCAACGGATTGGTGGATGTGACGGAGAGCGTCGCGATGTTTCCGCATGCCAATCTTTCTTATCCCGATTATCTAGATTGGAAGCGAATGAATCGCAGTTTCCGTTCGTTCGACGTCTATCGGGGTACGGGATACCTGTTGAACACGCCCTCGGGGATCGAGCCGGTGGCGGGAGAGCAGGTGACGGATGGTTTTTTTCATACGCTTGGAATCGCTCCGTTGTTGGGGCGTGATTTTTATTTGGGGGAAGATCTCCTAAGCGCTCCGCGCACGGTAATTTTGAGTTACTCGGCCTGGCAGAAGAGGTTTAGCGGCAGGAAGGATGTAGTTGGGCAAGCTGTTTCATTGAGCGGTATGCCGTACACGATTGTGGGGGTGATGCCAGACAGCTTTGAGTTTGCGCCACGTAATAATGCCGAGTTTTGGACTACGATGCATGCGAGCTCGGCAAATGGCTGCGATCTGCGACGTAGCTGCCATGGACTGGTGGGTGTGGCGAGAATGAAGGATGGCGTTACGGTTGCTGCAGCGCTGGCGGATATGAAGGCGATCGCACAACAGCTGGAGCGTCAGTACCCGGATGACAATCGCGGGCAGGGGGCCGTGGTGCAGCCGCTGTCGGAGTTGGTTGTGGGGGATATTCGCCCGATTCTGCTTCTTCTGCTCACGGGTGCGGGATTGCTGCTGTTGATCGCATGCGTGAATGTTGCGAGCCTCTTGCTGGTGCGGTCAGAGAGCCGCAGGAAGGAGATTGCAGTGCGGGGCGCGCTTGGAGCTTCGCCGCTTAGGCTGGCAAGGCAATTTGTAACCGAAGGTGTTCTGCTTGTATTTGGCAGTAATCTGCTTGGGCTGGCTTGTGCATTTTTTGCTTCTCGGATGTTGCTGCGCCTTATTCCGAAGGACATGGTCGTGCTGCACATGCCATATTTACGGGATCTCGGATTGAACTTTCATGTGATGTGCTTTGCGGCTGGGATCGCTTTGCTGGCCACTGCAATCTTTTCGCTGACACCGATGGTAAGGCTCTCCTTCGGCGAGGTGCAAGAAGGTTTGACAGAAGGCTCGCGAGGCTCGTCTGGCGTACTTTGGCGGAAAATCGGAGCGAATCTCACGGTACTGGAGCTTGCGACCGCTACCGTCTTGTTGGTGGGCGCTGGGCTGCTGGGCAAGAGTTTTTACCATCTGCTGCATGTCGATCTGAACTTCGAGCCGGATCATCTGAGCATTCTCTCTGTTGCTTTACCAGACAAGACTTACGCCAAAGATGAGCAGATGGTGGCGGCGAGACGGCAGCTTCTGGAGCGGATTTCAGTACTGCCGGGGGTGGTTTCGGCGGCAACGACCAGCACGCTTCCAACCACATACAACGGCAATACGGAGTGGATACGCTTCGTCGGCCGTGAATATAACGGCAAACACAATGAGGTGAATGAGCGTGACGTTACGCCAAACTTCTTCTCAACGATGAAGACACGACTCATTCGCGGGCGATTCTTCGTTCCGGATGAGGATGGGACAAAGCCTCGTGTGGTGATTGTTAATCAGGCGTTCGTCAAGCAGTACTTTCCTAACCAGGATCCGCTAGGAACGAGGATCGGGGATACCGCGCTGTCGCCGAAGTCGATCAAGGAGATTGTGGGAGTGGTGGACGATCTGCGGGAGGCTGCTCTCGATGAACCGATATTACCTGCGGTCTATTTCCCCGCAGACCAAAACCCAGAAACCTACTTCAACCTGATTGTTCGCACGACGCAGGATGAGAAGACTCTGTTGCCTACGCTGGTTGCGACGATCCACCAATTCGACGCGGGGATAGGTACAGCAGATGAAACAACGATGATGATGTATATCAATGAGTCTCAGACGGCATATCTCCACCGCTCGTCGGCGTGGCTGGTTGGTGGATTTGCGGCGATTGCTTTGCCGCTGGGGATGATTGGGTTGTATGGGGTGATCGCTTACTCGGTGAGCCAGAGGACGAGGGAGATCGGCGTGCGGATGGCGTTGGGAGCGCAGAGGGAAATAGTACAGCGCATGGTGCTGAAGGAGGGTGGACGGTTGGCAGTTGTGGGGATTGTGGTCGGGCTGGTGTGCTCGCTAGCGGCGACGCTGCTCCTGCGAAGTGTGCTGTTCGGGGTGCAAACGTGGGATCTGGGAACGCTGGGCGGAGTGGCTCTGTTGCTCGCTATTGCGGCTTTGCTGGCCAGTTATGTGCCGGCGCGGAGGGCGGCGTCGATCGATCCAATGGAGGCGCTGCGGTCTGAGTGA
- a CDS encoding SOS response-associated peptidase, whose product MCGRYEAGQKQKIADAFHVSVTLEDHYFGANVECAPGSIQPVICMKDGERQIVEMRWGFKFPDRLAFNARSDKLTTSPFWKERLTHRCIVPASSMLEWKKTTSGSKPKYRLSVKGRHVLGMAGLWGPWKNPKTGQWEDTFAIITDDPNTKMSEIHDRQAIILEPRDYAEWLNESERPPLHLLRILQDEDLVIDLVQVQKVDEQPELPQLGLFS is encoded by the coding sequence ATGTGCGGACGTTACGAAGCTGGGCAAAAACAGAAGATTGCTGACGCGTTCCACGTCTCCGTTACGCTTGAAGATCATTATTTCGGCGCGAATGTCGAATGCGCTCCAGGCTCAATTCAGCCTGTCATCTGCATGAAAGACGGTGAGCGTCAGATAGTCGAGATGCGTTGGGGATTCAAATTCCCAGACCGTCTCGCGTTCAACGCACGTTCAGACAAACTGACCACGTCGCCATTCTGGAAGGAGCGTCTGACCCACCGTTGCATCGTCCCGGCAAGCTCTATGTTGGAGTGGAAGAAGACAACTTCAGGGTCGAAGCCGAAGTACAGATTGTCAGTCAAAGGCCGCCACGTTCTTGGAATGGCTGGACTATGGGGACCATGGAAGAACCCGAAGACGGGACAGTGGGAAGATACGTTCGCAATCATCACTGATGATCCCAACACGAAGATGAGTGAGATACACGATAGGCAAGCAATCATCCTAGAACCACGTGACTACGCCGAATGGTTGAATGAGAGCGAGAGACCACCGCTCCATCTGCTGCGAATCTTGCAGGATGAGGATTTGGTGATTGATCTCGTTCAAGTGCAAAAAGTAGACGAGCAGCCAGAGCTGCCGCAATTGGGACTCTTCAGTTAG
- the ku gene encoding non-homologous end joining protein Ku has product MPTRPTWSGSIQISLVSISVNIFPATNPGRQVEFHQIDRKTHKRVHHQNVDESGEVEKADIAKGFEYAKDKYIEIDPDELKALRIPTATTMQIQQFVKADEISSALYDRPYFVAPKDEVQAKALSIMRKALAQTDTLGIGEIAFSGREHLVGIGAPLDPKQKGLMLYMLRYEDELRDPKSSLSGVKDASVNSDELALAKQLIAKSMSKFDLSAYQNDYEAAVKKLVDAKRKGKPLPKPEPAPAKTKVVNIMDALRNSLANDKPKTAASKKTARKKSTAA; this is encoded by the coding sequence ATGCCAACTCGTCCCACATGGTCAGGATCGATTCAGATTTCTCTCGTTTCCATCTCGGTCAATATCTTTCCCGCTACCAACCCTGGACGGCAGGTGGAATTTCATCAGATTGATCGCAAAACGCATAAGCGCGTCCACCACCAGAATGTTGACGAGAGTGGCGAAGTTGAGAAGGCCGACATCGCCAAGGGTTTCGAGTATGCCAAGGACAAGTACATTGAGATAGACCCAGACGAGCTAAAGGCTCTCCGGATTCCCACTGCAACGACGATGCAGATCCAACAATTTGTTAAGGCTGATGAAATTTCGTCTGCTCTGTATGATCGACCTTATTTCGTCGCACCTAAGGATGAAGTCCAGGCAAAGGCGTTGAGTATCATGCGAAAGGCGCTGGCGCAGACAGACACGTTGGGCATCGGAGAAATCGCTTTCAGTGGTCGCGAACATCTTGTCGGAATAGGAGCGCCGCTCGATCCCAAACAGAAGGGCCTGATGCTCTATATGCTTCGGTACGAGGATGAGTTGCGTGATCCTAAATCTTCGCTTTCAGGAGTCAAGGACGCTTCTGTGAATTCTGACGAGCTGGCTTTGGCAAAGCAACTGATCGCGAAAAGCATGTCGAAGTTCGATTTGTCCGCATACCAAAATGACTATGAAGCGGCCGTGAAGAAATTAGTAGATGCTAAGCGGAAGGGAAAGCCGCTACCTAAGCCAGAACCGGCACCAGCTAAGACGAAGGTGGTCAATATAATGGACGCTCTTCGGAACAGTTTGGCCAACGATAAACCCAAAACGGCGGCCTCAAAGAAGACCGCACGCAAGAAGAGTACAGCTGCTTAG
- a CDS encoding potassium channel family protein: MKRTRAFFRKFRSQLLMCLFVALLVASPVADSHPFIGFAMAVLLETALLAGCSYMASGPILRFVIYPLAVLWILAHIAQMQFGERWHVSPYIGFALSCSIVWGILSRFNHKTRVAASAISEAVISYLVIAVAFSQLYWILDHHFINCFNFPVPQNQQSEYLYFSLSTLTTVGYGDVQPVNHYVRFIAAFEAVIGVFYVAVVISRLVAGYRVNDNGIT; this comes from the coding sequence TTGAAGCGTACAAGAGCCTTCTTTCGGAAGTTTCGCTCCCAGTTGCTTATGTGCCTTTTCGTCGCGCTTCTGGTAGCCTCGCCCGTGGCCGACTCTCATCCCTTCATTGGTTTTGCCATGGCCGTTTTGTTGGAAACGGCCCTCCTTGCAGGCTGTAGCTATATGGCCAGCGGGCCTATCCTTCGCTTTGTCATCTATCCTCTCGCAGTTCTCTGGATCCTTGCGCATATTGCCCAGATGCAATTCGGCGAACGCTGGCACGTCTCGCCCTATATCGGTTTCGCCCTTTCTTGTTCCATCGTCTGGGGCATCCTGTCGCGGTTCAACCATAAGACCCGGGTCGCTGCCAGTGCCATTTCCGAAGCTGTCATCAGCTACCTTGTCATCGCTGTCGCCTTCTCGCAACTCTACTGGATCCTTGATCACCACTTCATCAACTGCTTCAACTTCCCCGTACCCCAAAACCAGCAAAGCGAGTACCTGTACTTCTCGCTTTCCACCCTCACCACCGTTGGCTATGGCGATGTCCAGCCTGTCAATCATTACGTCCGCTTCATTGCCGCATTTGAGGCTGTCATCGGTGTCTTTTACGTCGCCGTCGTCATCTCTCGCCTCGTCGCAGGCTACAGGGTCAACGACAACGGCATTACCTAA